A genomic stretch from Thauera sp. GDN1 includes:
- a CDS encoding S8 family peptidase, whose amino-acid sequence MAYEHLRLEREAPSTERHPRRHPGIRPPADPRAHGAALAGRLDQARQRAMAEDVGGFDDRKLLKIRLRAGDKSVPAFDAIPGVEIVSQEDESIVLAFATDDGLSEFESRLATLARDGVVTRKELFYVIEDFDHWTPQDRTGAALLEQGFPAAPTFMLDVELWPQERQDKRQQMVRAFLDWLHAQGIERLDDIQQPSLVMVRVRSNRAQAEQILHHRDVRTADLPPRLGVAVQLLHTDINQFPPIDPPSDDAPSIAVLDSGLTRGHSLLGAAVGDAQGYLAPHRSADDTDPHWHGTFVGGLALYGDVHSAIQQGQFVPQLRLFSGKVFEDDGQDQTEFVEKAVEEAVRELRAQYGCRVFNLSYGDLNKVYDGRHVRGLAYTLDRLTRELGVLFVVPAGNLLSSQLPADTRASYPDYLLEGHARLLDPATSLNALTVGGLSLNEATRNAQRHPNTIEDHVLARAEQPFPLTRSGPSASGAIKPDVVAHAGNIALRRTGGGTDHAGLGVVSLNGGFALGPAFKEDIGTSYAAPQVAHQAARLLAEVPDASPSLLRALIGAHARWPQACEALLNPGNNAEGRDKLLRLVGYGRVDDAALFRSLDHTVTLLAEERVGNDQHHFFELPLPDSFWDGGRRTREVTVALAYSPAVRTTRLDYRRAKLWFHLVTAGSLDEVTQAYRRNREEGMGERANGRWLPNDTRKNGTLQVSRWRFKQALANGHKVFVVVTRQDSLWSDGRDGDEPYAVAVVLADREQANAQLYAQVQAALQARAQARARARIGGRG is encoded by the coding sequence ATGGCCTATGAACACTTGCGCTTGGAGCGAGAAGCGCCCTCAACGGAGCGCCATCCGAGGCGTCATCCGGGAATTCGCCCTCCTGCCGATCCGAGAGCGCATGGTGCCGCGTTAGCCGGGCGGCTCGACCAAGCGCGGCAACGTGCGATGGCAGAGGACGTCGGCGGGTTCGACGACCGTAAGCTGCTCAAGATTCGGCTGCGCGCGGGCGACAAGAGCGTGCCCGCCTTCGATGCCATTCCTGGCGTGGAGATTGTCAGCCAGGAAGATGAATCCATCGTGCTGGCATTTGCCACTGATGACGGCTTGAGCGAGTTCGAGAGCCGCCTGGCCACCCTTGCACGTGATGGCGTTGTTACACGCAAGGAACTGTTCTACGTCATCGAAGACTTCGACCACTGGACACCCCAGGACCGTACCGGCGCGGCCTTGCTTGAGCAAGGATTTCCAGCCGCGCCAACCTTCATGCTCGATGTCGAACTATGGCCCCAGGAGCGACAGGACAAGCGCCAGCAAATGGTGCGTGCCTTTCTCGACTGGTTGCATGCACAAGGCATTGAGCGGCTGGACGACATCCAGCAACCCTCGCTCGTCATGGTCCGTGTGCGCTCTAACCGTGCGCAGGCCGAGCAGATCTTGCATCATCGCGATGTGCGCACTGCCGACCTGCCGCCCCGCTTGGGTGTGGCCGTACAACTGCTTCATACCGACATCAACCAATTTCCTCCGATCGATCCCCCTTCTGACGATGCTCCGTCCATTGCCGTGCTGGATTCAGGCTTGACGCGCGGACATTCGTTGCTCGGCGCAGCGGTCGGCGACGCGCAGGGCTACCTCGCACCGCATCGCAGTGCGGATGACACCGATCCCCACTGGCACGGCACCTTCGTCGGCGGGCTTGCGTTGTACGGCGATGTCCATAGCGCTATTCAGCAAGGGCAGTTCGTCCCGCAGCTTCGCCTGTTCTCCGGCAAAGTGTTCGAAGACGACGGACAAGACCAAACTGAGTTCGTCGAAAAGGCGGTCGAGGAAGCCGTGCGCGAACTGCGAGCGCAATACGGCTGCCGGGTCTTCAACCTAAGCTATGGCGACCTGAACAAGGTCTACGATGGCCGTCATGTGCGCGGGCTCGCCTACACGCTGGATCGGCTGACGCGTGAGCTGGGGGTCCTGTTTGTAGTACCAGCGGGCAATTTGTTGTCATCCCAGTTGCCAGCCGATACACGCGCGAGTTACCCGGACTACCTGCTCGAAGGCCACGCCCGCCTGCTGGACCCCGCCACATCGCTCAACGCGCTGACCGTTGGCGGCTTGAGCCTGAATGAGGCCACACGCAATGCACAGCGCCATCCCAACACGATTGAAGACCACGTGTTGGCACGGGCGGAGCAGCCGTTTCCATTGACTCGCAGCGGCCCTTCTGCCAGCGGCGCCATCAAGCCCGACGTGGTCGCGCATGCCGGCAACATCGCCTTGCGGCGCACTGGAGGTGGCACAGACCATGCCGGTCTGGGAGTGGTGTCGCTCAACGGCGGCTTTGCCTTGGGGCCGGCGTTCAAGGAAGACATCGGCACCAGCTACGCCGCCCCCCAAGTCGCCCACCAAGCCGCGCGGCTACTGGCCGAAGTGCCCGACGCTTCGCCCAGCCTGCTGCGCGCACTGATCGGCGCCCATGCCCGCTGGCCGCAAGCCTGCGAAGCGCTGTTGAACCCCGGCAACAATGCTGAAGGCCGCGACAAACTCCTGCGCCTCGTCGGGTATGGGCGCGTGGACGATGCGGCGCTGTTCCGCTCGCTTGATCACACCGTCACCCTGCTGGCCGAAGAGCGCGTCGGAAACGACCAGCACCACTTCTTCGAATTACCTCTACCAGACAGCTTCTGGGACGGTGGCCGCCGCACGCGTGAGGTGACCGTCGCGCTCGCCTACAGCCCTGCCGTGCGCACCACGCGGCTGGACTACCGAAGAGCCAAACTGTGGTTCCACCTGGTGACTGCTGGCAGCCTGGATGAGGTCACCCAAGCCTACCGGCGCAATCGGGAAGAAGGCATGGGCGAACGCGCCAACGGCCGCTGGCTACCCAACGACACCCGCAAGAACGGCACGTTGCAGGTCTCTCGATGGCGCTTCAAACAGGCGCTGGCCAACGGTCACAAGGTGTTCGTCGTGGTGACCCGGCAAGACAGCCTTTGGTCCGATGGGCGCGATGGGGACGAGCCCTATGCCGTCGCCGTGGTGCTGGCGGATCGGGAGCAGGCCAACGCTCAGCTCTACGCCCAGGTGCAAGCAGCGCTGCAAGCGCGTGCCCAGGCACGTGCGCGTGCTCGGATTGGCGGGAGGGGCTGA
- a CDS encoding ATP-binding protein gives MASGKLLRQLIKSGTQGDASGFRAASEAVIKEEREKNHHLLANDLERLLYGDQATVGKSARKLQSLPSVPTNKDNGLALLEERAVIREEKDIILSDASQSALDEILMEHNRTDVLRSYGLQPAQKLLFCGPPGCGKTLAAEVIAHSLSMPLILVRLDSVISSFLGETAANLRKVFDYVATHPVVALFDEFDALTKDRGDSADHGELKRSVNAVLQMMDGYRGESILIATTNYETLLDKAVWRRFDEVVRFEMPNLEQIKRLLALKLSGVRRNFEPDDGQVASVFKGMSHADIERVLRRSVKEMILSGREFLEKSHLDTALAREYRHKS, from the coding sequence ATGGCTAGCGGAAAATTACTGCGGCAACTCATCAAATCGGGAACGCAAGGCGATGCTTCGGGCTTTCGCGCGGCGTCCGAGGCAGTGATCAAAGAGGAGCGCGAGAAGAACCATCATCTGCTCGCAAATGACCTTGAGCGTTTACTTTACGGCGATCAGGCAACGGTCGGGAAGAGTGCGCGGAAGCTGCAAAGCTTGCCCAGCGTGCCGACAAATAAAGACAACGGCCTTGCGCTACTAGAAGAGCGTGCCGTGATTCGAGAGGAGAAAGACATCATTCTCTCGGATGCTTCGCAGTCGGCACTCGATGAAATCCTGATGGAGCACAACCGGACGGACGTGCTTCGATCCTATGGCCTGCAACCCGCGCAGAAGCTGTTGTTTTGCGGGCCTCCCGGCTGCGGCAAGACGCTGGCCGCCGAAGTCATCGCGCATTCCCTGTCCATGCCGCTCATCCTCGTTCGGCTGGACTCGGTCATCTCGTCGTTTCTGGGAGAGACGGCCGCCAATTTGCGCAAAGTGTTCGATTACGTCGCAACGCATCCCGTGGTCGCATTGTTCGATGAATTCGACGCCCTGACCAAGGATCGTGGCGACAGCGCCGATCATGGTGAGCTCAAACGCTCCGTAAATGCCGTCTTGCAGATGATGGACGGTTATCGAGGCGAGAGCATCCTGATCGCCACCACCAACTACGAAACCTTATTGGACAAGGCGGTTTGGCGACGCTTCGATGAGGTTGTGCGCTTCGAGATGCCGAATCTGGAGCAGATCAAACGCTTGTTAGCTCTGAAACTCTCCGGTGTCCGCCGCAATTTCGAGCCCGACGATGGCCAGGTGGCATCCGTGTTCAAGGGCATGTCGCACGCCGACATCGAGCGAGTTCTTCGGCGCTCCGTCAAGGAAATGATCCTGTCCGGCCGGGAGTTCCTGGAGAAAAGCCACCTCGATACCGCGCTTGCCCGTGAGTATCGTCATAAGAGTTAA
- a CDS encoding IS630 family transposase, translating into MEKIDARKLPPEALEHIRRQAFVLRKQGYTWTHIAEVCGVHVGTVLKWARRAQADDLDAVIKGGQRGRRHGSGRTLTLVQEEQLRLKIIGSNPAQLQLEFALWNRRAVMLAIKQLFGIDMPIRTVGEYLRRWGFTPQRPVKRALEQDPARLKAWLEDEYPKIVARAKTEDAEIYWGDETAIRQDSHWVRGYSMAGLTPELRLPAGRHGSTSMISAITNQGLVRFSFFEGAIDAERFIVFLKDLIQDAQRKVFLIVDNLRVHRANRVREWAAENTEKIELFYLPPYAPELNPDEYLNRDLKTSIRSGPIARTAAALLEKARTCMERIAAMPDRVRSYFSHEYVRYAQ; encoded by the coding sequence ATGGAAAAGATCGATGCCCGCAAGCTTCCGCCCGAAGCCCTGGAACACATTCGTCGCCAAGCATTTGTACTGCGCAAGCAAGGCTACACATGGACGCACATTGCTGAAGTGTGTGGGGTTCATGTTGGGACCGTTCTGAAATGGGCGCGGCGCGCCCAAGCTGACGACCTCGACGCCGTCATCAAGGGCGGGCAACGTGGTCGGCGCCATGGCTCGGGACGAACTCTGACGCTGGTTCAAGAGGAGCAGCTGCGCTTGAAGATCATCGGCTCGAATCCCGCCCAGCTTCAGCTTGAGTTTGCGCTGTGGAATCGTCGCGCAGTGATGCTCGCCATCAAGCAGCTCTTTGGCATCGACATGCCCATTCGCACCGTCGGTGAGTACCTTCGGCGGTGGGGTTTCACGCCGCAGCGGCCGGTCAAGCGTGCGCTTGAGCAGGATCCGGCCCGGCTCAAGGCGTGGCTTGAGGACGAGTATCCGAAGATCGTTGCGCGCGCCAAGACTGAGGATGCCGAGATCTACTGGGGTGACGAGACCGCCATTCGCCAGGACTCGCACTGGGTGCGCGGCTACTCGATGGCGGGGCTGACGCCTGAGCTTCGACTGCCGGCCGGTCGCCACGGATCGACATCGATGATCTCGGCGATCACCAACCAAGGCTTGGTGCGCTTCTCGTTCTTCGAGGGCGCCATCGATGCCGAGCGCTTCATCGTGTTCTTGAAGGACCTGATTCAGGATGCGCAGCGTAAGGTGTTCCTGATCGTCGACAATTTGCGCGTGCACCGCGCCAACCGTGTCCGCGAGTGGGCTGCCGAAAACACCGAGAAGATCGAGCTGTTTTACCTGCCGCCGTATGCGCCGGAACTCAACCCCGACGAGTATCTGAACCGGGATCTGAAAACGTCGATACGCTCCGGGCCGATTGCCAGGACCGCCGCCGCACTTCTCGAGAAGGCGCGTACGTGCATGGAACGCATCGCTGCGATGCCGGATCGTGTGCGGTCGTATTTCAGCCATGAGTACGTTCGCTACGCTCAGTAA
- a CDS encoding SNF2-related protein, which produces MTTQQLLTPHQSQYFAWLLTRRAAGDSVESLASTLVDSQVDLNPHQVEAALFACRNPLSRGVILADEVGLGKTIEAGLVLSQRWAERRRKVLIIVPANLRKQWHQELQDKFGLQGLILEAKSYNAIRKQEQRNPFQFTSGPIICSYQFAKAKADDVKGIDWDLVVLDEAHRLRNVYKTSNVIAKTLKEALSHVHSKVLLTATPLQNSLLELYGLVSFIDDRVFGDLDSFRSQFTGREQAFNALRDRLAPICKRTLRKQVQPYVSYTARKAIIQEFTPSNEEQELSRLVADYLRRPNLKAMPEGQRQLISLVLWKLLASSSHAIAGALETMAKRLQGVLDETAEIPDLAEELDEDYESLDETADEWSEQEAASTTPSRSERNAIAQEIEELRHFKALATSIRDNAKGKALLTALDRAFAELDRLGAARKAIIFTESKRTQEYLLSLLADTPYGDGIVLFNGTNSDQRAQAIYKDWLKRHEGTDRITGSKTADTRAALVEHFKERGKVMIATEAGAEGINLQFCSLVINYDLPWNPQRIEQRIGRCHRYGQKHDVVVVNFVDRSNEADARVYELLAQKFQLFEGVFGASDEVLGAIGSGVDFERRIAEIYQNCREPEEIKSSFEQLQLDLSGEINEAMVKTRQVLLENFDEEVQEKLRMRADDSRNARNRFERMLMDLTRAELVHCAAFDDDGFDLRHIPTGVEHGGLAGIELGRYELPRRSGDAHLYRINHPLARWGIEQAKARALNGARLVFDYNAHGAKISTLEAWRGKAGWLTVKLISVETLGNQEQHLLVAAGTTDGVVLAEEDPEKLLRLPATTQAASLFNAPDATLLADVEARKTALLRDVNERNLGYFEQEVQKLDAWADDLKLGLEQEIKEIDREIKEVRRTAATSPTLEEKLSWQKKQRELESKRSKLRRELFARQDEVEAQRNDLISQLEVQLQQQVEERTLFTVEWELV; this is translated from the coding sequence TTGACAACACAGCAGCTTCTGACGCCGCACCAGAGCCAGTACTTTGCTTGGCTGCTGACCAGGCGTGCAGCAGGCGACTCCGTGGAGTCGCTGGCTTCGACCTTGGTCGATTCGCAAGTCGATCTGAATCCCCATCAGGTTGAGGCCGCGCTCTTCGCTTGTCGCAATCCCCTCTCACGCGGCGTGATCCTCGCCGACGAGGTTGGTCTGGGCAAGACCATCGAGGCCGGCTTGGTCCTTTCCCAACGCTGGGCCGAACGGCGGCGGAAGGTGCTCATCATCGTTCCGGCGAACCTGCGCAAGCAGTGGCACCAGGAGCTGCAGGACAAGTTCGGCCTGCAAGGGCTGATCCTCGAAGCCAAAAGCTACAACGCGATTCGCAAGCAGGAGCAGCGGAACCCGTTCCAGTTCACCTCCGGCCCGATCATCTGTTCCTATCAGTTCGCGAAGGCCAAGGCTGACGATGTCAAGGGCATCGACTGGGACTTGGTCGTCCTGGACGAAGCGCATCGCCTGCGCAACGTCTACAAGACCAGCAACGTCATTGCCAAAACACTCAAGGAGGCGTTGTCGCACGTTCACTCCAAGGTGCTTCTGACCGCAACGCCGTTGCAGAACTCGTTGCTCGAACTCTATGGGCTGGTCAGCTTCATCGATGACCGCGTGTTCGGAGACCTTGACAGCTTTCGCTCGCAATTTACTGGCCGGGAACAGGCCTTCAACGCCCTACGTGACCGACTGGCTCCCATCTGCAAGCGCACTCTGCGCAAACAGGTTCAGCCCTATGTGTCGTATACGGCGCGCAAGGCCATCATCCAGGAATTCACGCCGTCAAACGAAGAGCAGGAACTGTCCAGACTCGTCGCTGATTACTTGCGTCGCCCCAACCTGAAGGCCATGCCCGAGGGACAGCGCCAGCTGATTTCACTGGTGCTATGGAAGTTGCTCGCGTCCAGCTCGCACGCCATCGCAGGCGCGCTGGAGACGATGGCCAAACGGCTTCAGGGGGTGCTTGACGAAACTGCCGAGATTCCCGATCTGGCCGAAGAACTCGACGAGGACTACGAGTCGCTGGACGAAACCGCTGATGAGTGGAGCGAGCAGGAAGCCGCTTCTACGACGCCGAGCCGCTCAGAGCGGAATGCCATCGCGCAGGAGATCGAAGAACTTCGCCACTTCAAGGCGCTGGCAACCAGCATCCGCGACAACGCCAAAGGCAAGGCGCTGCTCACTGCGCTGGATCGCGCCTTTGCCGAGCTGGACCGGTTGGGCGCGGCCAGAAAGGCCATCATCTTCACCGAGTCCAAGCGCACACAGGAGTACCTCCTCAGCTTGCTGGCTGACACGCCCTACGGCGACGGCATCGTGCTCTTCAACGGCACGAACAGCGACCAGCGTGCGCAGGCGATCTACAAGGACTGGCTCAAACGCCACGAAGGCACCGACCGCATCACCGGCTCCAAGACTGCCGACACCCGTGCGGCACTGGTCGAGCACTTCAAGGAGCGTGGCAAGGTCATGATTGCCACCGAAGCCGGCGCCGAAGGCATCAACCTCCAGTTCTGCTCGCTCGTCATCAACTACGACCTGCCATGGAACCCGCAGCGCATTGAGCAGCGCATCGGGCGCTGCCACCGCTACGGTCAGAAGCACGACGTGGTGGTGGTCAACTTCGTCGACCGCAGCAATGAGGCCGATGCACGGGTGTACGAGCTGCTGGCGCAGAAGTTCCAGCTCTTCGAGGGCGTGTTTGGGGCCAGCGACGAAGTGCTGGGTGCCATCGGCTCCGGTGTCGATTTCGAGCGGCGTATCGCCGAGATCTACCAGAACTGCCGAGAGCCCGAGGAAATCAAGTCCAGCTTCGAGCAACTCCAGCTCGACCTCTCCGGCGAAATCAACGAGGCGATGGTCAAGACGCGCCAGGTACTGCTTGAGAACTTCGATGAGGAGGTGCAGGAGAAGCTGCGCATGCGGGCCGACGACAGCCGCAACGCGCGCAACCGCTTCGAGCGCATGCTGATGGACTTGACCCGCGCCGAACTGGTCCATTGCGCCGCGTTCGATGACGACGGCTTCGATCTCCGCCACATACCGACTGGAGTCGAGCACGGCGGCCTCGCGGGCATCGAGCTGGGGCGCTACGAATTGCCCCGCCGCTCCGGCGACGCGCATCTATACCGCATCAATCATCCGCTGGCGCGATGGGGCATCGAGCAGGCCAAGGCTCGCGCACTCAACGGGGCTCGTCTTGTGTTCGACTACAACGCCCACGGTGCAAAGATCAGCACGCTTGAAGCCTGGCGCGGCAAGGCCGGATGGCTCACCGTGAAGCTAATCTCGGTCGAGACACTCGGCAACCAGGAGCAACATCTGCTGGTTGCGGCGGGCACGACCGATGGCGTCGTGCTCGCGGAAGAAGACCCGGAAAAACTGCTGCGCCTGCCCGCGACCACGCAGGCGGCCAGTCTGTTCAATGCCCCTGACGCCACCCTGCTGGCCGACGTGGAAGCCCGCAAGACCGCACTGCTGCGCGACGTCAACGAGCGCAACCTCGGCTACTTCGAGCAGGAAGTCCAGAAGCTGGATGCCTGGGCGGACGACCTGAAGCTCGGTCTGGAGCAGGAGATCAAGGAGATCGACCGCGAGATCAAGGAGGTGCGCCGAACCGCCGCGACCTCGCCGACGCTGGAAGAAAAGTTGTCATGGCAGAAGAAGCAGCGCGAACTGGAGAGCAAGCGCAGCAAGCTGCGCCGCGAGTTGTTTGCCCGGCAGGACGAAGTCGAAGCGCAGCGCAATGACTTGATCAGCCAGCTTGAAGTGCAACTCCAACAGCAGGTCGAGGAGCGCACGCTGTTCACTGTCGAGTGGGAGCTGGTGTAA
- a CDS encoding helix-turn-helix domain-containing protein has product MSEVESEILTLDEVAAYLKAGKRTVYRLAQKGEIPAFKLGGTWRFRRSELDRWIAESINKKKPEAE; this is encoded by the coding sequence ATGAGTGAAGTCGAAAGCGAGATCCTCACGCTTGACGAAGTCGCCGCGTACCTCAAGGCGGGAAAACGGACGGTCTATCGCTTGGCCCAGAAGGGAGAGATTCCGGCGTTCAAGCTCGGGGGAACCTGGCGCTTTCGCCGCTCGGAGCTGGATCGCTGGATCGCCGAAAGCATCAACAAAAAGAAGCCGGAGGCCGAGTGA
- a CDS encoding RAQPRD family integrative conjugative element protein: MGQTNRRTSAWPALAVVLTVSFSALQPAAAADSLASEREHLAALARQLDLIDRLAEHAAHTAPQERARYHFDYAQLRADLERVRAGLQDYLVPQRAQPRDPVPLAGDYVRRDRADDEEPSP, translated from the coding sequence ATGGGACAGACCAACCGCCGCACATCCGCATGGCCTGCGCTTGCCGTGGTGTTGACTGTGTCGTTCTCGGCGCTGCAGCCTGCCGCCGCTGCCGACAGCCTCGCCTCGGAGCGTGAGCATCTCGCCGCGCTCGCCCGCCAACTCGACCTGATCGACCGCCTCGCCGAGCACGCCGCCCATACCGCTCCGCAGGAACGCGCCCGCTACCACTTCGACTACGCCCAACTGCGTGCCGACCTGGAGCGCGTTCGCGCCGGCCTGCAGGACTACCTCGTGCCCCAGCGCGCCCAGCCGCGCGATCCCGTCCCGCTGGCCGGCGACTACGTCCGCCGCGACCGCGCCGACGACGAGGAGCCATCGCCATGA
- a CDS encoding TIGR03758 family integrating conjugative element protein, whose translation MTPSADQVTAFQANGGFAPSAVAAVVLGFVFAVLLLWGVWAMRTAYVGWAEHRITERQFLAVVVRFVAMYLVLTFFLLS comes from the coding sequence ATGACGCCCTCTGCCGATCAGGTCACCGCCTTCCAGGCCAACGGCGGCTTTGCGCCTTCGGCCGTCGCTGCCGTGGTGCTGGGCTTCGTGTTCGCCGTGTTGCTGCTGTGGGGCGTGTGGGCCATGCGCACCGCCTACGTCGGCTGGGCCGAGCACCGCATCACTGAACGTCAGTTCCTCGCCGTCGTCGTGCGCTTCGTGGCGATGTACCTGGTGCTGACCTTCTTCCTCCTCTCCTGA
- a CDS encoding TIGR03745 family integrating conjugative element membrane protein, with product MNTPTTSHRIPSRIAAPLLPLALAGLPLSAFAQGLPTMEDPSRGQGSGILQTLQNYGYDIVLLIALLVVASMFVGVSYHAYTRYSEIHTGRATWGQFGLSVAVGALLLVVGIWLLTKATGVL from the coding sequence ATGAACACTCCAACGACATCCCATCGCATTCCGTCCCGCATCGCCGCACCGCTGCTGCCGCTCGCGCTCGCGGGCCTGCCGCTGTCGGCCTTCGCGCAGGGCCTGCCGACCATGGAAGACCCATCGCGCGGCCAGGGCAGCGGCATCCTGCAGACCTTGCAGAACTACGGCTACGACATCGTGCTGCTGATCGCGCTGCTCGTGGTCGCCTCGATGTTCGTCGGTGTCTCCTATCACGCCTACACACGCTACTCGGAGATCCACACCGGCCGCGCCACCTGGGGCCAGTTTGGCCTGTCGGTCGCCGTGGGCGCGCTCTTGCTGGTGGTTGGCATCTGGCTGCTCACCAAGGCCACCGGCGTACTGTAA
- a CDS encoding TIGR03750 family conjugal transfer protein, protein MALPSETPRDTLVTFLPHRLNRQPVVVRGLTADELWICAGLSGAAGFVLGLPLAWLTHSIAMVPTLIVAGIALGVFVGGGILRAQKRGRPDTWLYRQLEWRLALRYPALAALLGGPGLITRSGYWTIRRSADRGAP, encoded by the coding sequence ATGGCCCTCCCTTCGGAGACTCCACGCGACACGCTGGTGACCTTCCTGCCGCACCGGCTGAATCGCCAGCCGGTGGTCGTGCGCGGGCTGACGGCCGACGAGTTGTGGATCTGCGCCGGCCTGTCCGGTGCGGCCGGGTTTGTGCTCGGCCTGCCGCTGGCCTGGCTCACGCACAGCATCGCCATGGTGCCCACGCTGATCGTCGCCGGCATTGCGCTGGGCGTCTTTGTCGGCGGCGGCATCCTGCGCGCGCAAAAGCGCGGCCGGCCCGACACCTGGCTGTACCGGCAGCTCGAGTGGCGGCTGGCCCTGCGGTACCCGGCGCTGGCGGCGCTCCTGGGCGGGCCGGGCCTCATCACCCGTTCGGGCTACTGGACGATCCGGCGCAGTGCCGATCGAGGGGCACCATGA
- a CDS encoding PFL_4703 family integrating conjugative element protein, with translation MSRFRNEVAHLQAHVKTLRFGAGALFVVALLLAFGWWSAPKDLTIHVPPDLRSGSTRKWWDVPPESVYAFTFYIWQQVQRWPTNGEEDYARNLRALSSYLTPGCRTFLQQDYEYRRTSGELRQRVRGIYEIPGRGYGEDPATRVKVVSSRDWIVTLDVSADEYYGPEQIKRALVRYPIKVVRLDIDPEHNPFGLALDCYASAPQRIEAPPTSTQAGATGNASGHLQGDAP, from the coding sequence ATGAGCCGGTTCAGGAACGAGGTCGCGCACCTGCAGGCGCACGTGAAGACGCTGCGCTTTGGGGCCGGCGCCCTTTTCGTGGTGGCGCTCTTGCTCGCCTTCGGTTGGTGGAGCGCGCCGAAGGATCTCACCATCCATGTGCCGCCGGATCTGCGCTCGGGCAGCACGCGCAAGTGGTGGGACGTGCCGCCCGAGAGTGTGTATGCCTTCACGTTCTACATCTGGCAGCAGGTGCAGCGCTGGCCCACGAACGGCGAGGAGGACTATGCACGCAACCTGCGCGCGCTGTCGTCCTACCTGACGCCGGGCTGCCGCACCTTTCTGCAACAGGACTACGAGTACCGGCGCACCAGCGGTGAGCTGCGTCAGCGCGTGCGCGGCATCTACGAGATTCCCGGGCGCGGCTATGGCGAAGATCCGGCCACGCGCGTCAAGGTGGTTTCCTCCCGGGATTGGATTGTCACGCTCGACGTGAGTGCAGACGAATACTACGGACCCGAGCAGATCAAGCGCGCTCTGGTGCGCTACCCCATCAAGGTCGTCCGGCTGGACATCGACCCCGAGCACAACCCTTTCGGCCTGGCGCTGGACTGCTACGCCAGCGCACCGCAGCGCATCGAAGCACCGCCGACGTCGACCCAGGCGGGTGCAACCGGCAACGCTTCCGGCCACCTGCAGGGAGACGCCCCATGA
- a CDS encoding TIGR03749 family integrating conjugative element protein has product MKSAALSALAGILLILGFVPGSHAVEILRWERLPLPVPLVVGEERVVFIDRNVRVGVPASVGGHLRVQSAAGAIYLRASEPIPPTRLQLQDVESGAIILIDIAAEPAKEGQAPLEPVRIVEAEAPAKRYGGGAARGADEPVDASADKTAPLRETPVPVVLTRHAAQNLYAPLRTVEPVAGIGRVNLRRDLVLDTLLPAVPVHARALAAWRLDDQWVTAIRLTNTSARWLDLDPRALQGNFVAATFQHPNLGPAGTPSDTTVLYLVTRGHGLAESLLPALSPIDATVNLPPAAAAGSTGAARDEE; this is encoded by the coding sequence ATGAAGTCCGCTGCCTTGTCGGCCCTGGCCGGCATCTTGCTGATCCTCGGGTTTGTACCGGGCAGCCATGCCGTGGAAATCCTGCGCTGGGAGCGCCTGCCCCTGCCGGTGCCGCTGGTGGTCGGTGAAGAGCGCGTGGTCTTCATCGACCGCAACGTGCGCGTCGGCGTGCCGGCCAGCGTCGGCGGCCACCTGCGCGTGCAGAGTGCGGCGGGCGCGATCTACCTGCGGGCGAGCGAGCCGATTCCACCCACGCGGCTGCAACTGCAGGATGTTGAATCCGGCGCGATCATCCTGATCGACATCGCCGCCGAGCCGGCAAAGGAAGGCCAGGCGCCGCTCGAGCCGGTGCGCATCGTGGAAGCAGAGGCCCCCGCAAAGCGCTATGGCGGCGGTGCGGCACGCGGCGCAGACGAGCCGGTCGATGCGTCCGCGGACAAGACCGCTCCCTTGCGCGAAACGCCGGTCCCGGTTGTTCTGACACGCCATGCCGCGCAGAACCTGTATGCGCCGCTGCGCACCGTCGAGCCAGTCGCCGGCATCGGCCGCGTGAACCTGCGCCGCGACCTCGTGCTCGACACCTTGCTGCCGGCGGTGCCGGTGCACGCGCGGGCGCTGGCCGCGTGGCGCCTGGACGACCAGTGGGTGACGGCGATCCGCCTCACCAATACCTCGGCGCGCTGGCTCGACCTCGACCCGCGCGCCCTGCAGGGGAATTTCGTGGCGGCGACCTTCCAGCATCCGAACCTGGGGCCGGCCGGCACTCCGTCCGACACCACGGTGCTCTATCTGGTCACGCGCGGCCACGGCCTGGCCGAGTCGCTGCTGCCGGCGCTGAGCCCGATCGACGCCACCGTGAACCTGCCGCCGGCTGCTGCGGCCGGCTCGACAGGAGCCGCGCGCGATGAAGAGTAA